The following proteins are co-located in the Penaeus monodon isolate SGIC_2016 chromosome 10, NSTDA_Pmon_1, whole genome shotgun sequence genome:
- the LOC119577725 gene encoding transmembrane channel-like protein 7, translated as MAFLVLRKGASVCRQIVDLLKVWRPLVRKVDSRFGASGVAVFNFILDLLVLNILLSILTLSCVVLPTVLLQESEGIGSKEWLYGWQDRRGKGTNSTVVGADADGETGDVCVDVMLRSDDPIVTNCSLAYRDATGEDWCHIAVGNHTATSCDGFTWWLAVVIQGQGFLEISPLFLGYYPARLTRFGYPVATMQVLAVLAVFLVSLITVMRRVGGWLRYKADVWGGLTFSRTVFSGWNFSLRSSRAVASMQHIMKTELLAALEEARFQEVKARRTRGRLALLYFGRFFVNCVIFALIIVNWAFLYGVIVRRAAWADWVETLDGSWGYISLRFIVDFADTLVVWVQSLILPPILLKLGALEQCSSRTSLLLYILRSSAIRLASLAVLVFTHLSLAYSRADGCRPDTPCWETHLAQNLYAQVVWSFVVKCFSALLCLAYTIAVRLCCFCCAASLLPEFDVPNKVLDILSLQTLCWLGVPVSPLMPVLVLLYLIVSFGMELVDALVISRPSAHIFQASRSSSMFMVAMAMSWTASATMALTVLVLIPASPGCGPFRGLRVAWSALTNTICDLSGPLRDVFFALDDLWVSLVLAGLLTCFATYYILVLSLRENVIRRLEDRLKEVAMDKAFFRRKQETSVGNGFREERGFNSGVHLKRNNTLRNAQWYLDPF; from the exons ATGGCTTTCCTTGTGCTGAGGAAAGGAGCCAGCGTGTGTCGGCAGATCGTGGACCTCCTGAAG GTGTGGCGTCCTCTGGTGCGAAAGGTAGACAGCAGGTTTGGTGCCAGTGGAGTCGCCGTCTTCAACTTCATCTTGGACTTGCTCGTACTAAACATCCTCCTGAGCATCCTCACGCTCTCCTGCGTCGTCTTGCCTACTGTCCTCCTGCAGGAGAGCGAAGGAATTGGGTCTAAGGAGTGGCTTTACGGTTGGCAAGACAGAAGGGGCAAAGGCACAAATTCGACAGTGGTTGGTGCTGATGCTGACGGCGAGACGGGAGATGTCTGCGTTGATGTGATGCTGAGGAGCGATGACCCTATA GTCACGAACTGCAGTCTGGCGTACCGGGACGCCACAGGAGAGGACTGGTGCCACATCGCCGTCGGCAACCACACAGCGACGAGTTGTGACGGCTTCACATGGTGGTTAGCGGTTGTGATCCAGGGTCAGGGCTTCCTGGAGATCTCCCCGTTGTTCCTGGGTTATTACCCCGCCCGCCTCACGAGGTTTGGCTACCCCGTGGCGACCATGCAGGTGCTGGCGGTGCTGGCGGTGTTCTTGGTGTCCCTGATAACTGTCATGCGGCGGGTCGGAGGATGGCTGAGGTACAAGGCCGACGTCTGGGGCGGCCTCACTTTCTCGAGGACGGTGTTCAGCGGATGGAACTTCTCCCTGAGGAGCAGCCGCGCCGTCGCCTCCATGCAGCATATCATGAAGACCGAGCTCCTCGCTGCCCTCGAAGAAGCCAGGTTCCAGGAGGTGAAAGCGAGACGAACGCGCGGTCGGTTAGCGTTGCTTTACTTCGGTCGCTTCTTCGTGAACTGCGTCATATTCGCACTGATAATAGTGAACTGGGCCTTCCTCTACGGGGTCATCGTGAGGCGGGCCGCGTGGGCTGACTGGGTCGAGACGCTGGACGGGTCTTGGGGCTACATCTCGCTGCGCTTCATCGTGGACTTCGCAGACACGCTGGTGGTGTGGGTCCAGAGCCTGATCCTCCCGCCCATCTTGCTGAAGCTTGGCGCCCTCGAGCAGTGCAGTAGCCGCACGTCGCTCTTGCTTTAcatcctccgctcctccgccatTCGCCTCGCCTCCCTCGCGGTCCTGGTGTTCACGCACCTCAGCCTCGCCTACAGCAGAGCAGATGGCTGCCGCCCAGACACGCCGTGCTGGGAGACGCACCTGGCGCAGAACCTTTACGCACAGGTCGTCTGGTCCTTTGTGGTGAAGTGCTTCTCTGCGCTGCTATGCCTCGCCTACACGATCGCCGTCAGACTATGCTGCTTCTGCTGCGCGGCTTCCCTCCTCCCGGAGTTCGACGTCCCGAACAAAGTGCTGGACATCCTCTCCCTGCAAACCCTCTGCTGGCTCGGGGTCCCGGTGTCCCCCCTCATGCCCGTCCTGGTCCTCCTCTACCTCATCGTCTCCTTCGGGATGGAGCTCGTCGACGCCCTCGTCATCTCGCGCCCTTCCGCGCACATATTCCAGGCCTCCAGATCCTCGAGCATGTTCATGGTGGCCATGGCCATGTCCTGGACGGCCTCGGCAACCATGGCGCTGACGGTCCTCGTGCTCATCCCGGCGTCTCCGGGCTGTGGGCCTTTTAGGGGCCTGAGGGTCGCGTGGTCAGCCCTCACGAACACCATCTGCGACCTCAGTGGCCCGCTTCG AGATGTGTTTTTCGCTCTGGACGACCTGTGGGTGTCGCTAGTGTTGGCGGGACTGCTGACCTGCTTCGCGACCTACTACATCCTCGTCCTCAGTCTCCGTGAAAACGTCATCAGGCGACTTGAAGACAGGCTGAAAGAGGTGGCAATGGACAAGGCCTTCTTCAGGAGGAAACAAGAGACTTCGGTGGGAAATGGTTTCCGGGAAGAAAGAGGGTTCAATTCTGGGGTCCATTTGAAGAGGAATAACACCCTCCGAAATGCACAGTGGTATCTGGATCCATTTTAG